From Burkholderiales bacterium, one genomic window encodes:
- a CDS encoding calcium-binding protein, translating to IGAAAINGTGNALANVLTGNAAANVLAGGAGDDTYVVDSAADTVVESAGAGVDLVQTSIDYTLGANLENVTIAGTGAVNVRGNGLANMLRGNAAANTLDGGAGADAMLGAGGDDLYVVDNVADVVTENPDAGADTVRTSVSYALAANVENLTLLDGAVTGAGNGLNNTIVGNSAANTLEGRAGDDTYVIDSAADLVVENPNEGVDTVRTGVTYTLAPNVEKLVLTGSMAADGTGNALNNVLAGNAAANRLAGDRGDDTYLVYDTADTLVERAGEGVDTVESTVTYTLGANVENLTLAGAGAIDGTGNELDNVIAGNAAVNRLTGSAGNDMLDGAAGADSMLGGTGNDIYVVDNAADSVVEKPGEGTDTVRSSIGYTLGADVENLVLTGAAAINGLGNGLANAITGNAAANVLNGAAGDDTLDGGAGADTLTGAAGNDLYVVDNAGDTVVENPNDGVDTVRASITLTLAANVENLALTGTAAIDGKGNDLNNDIGGNDANNTLDGGRGTDTLRGGRGDDAYEVDNSADVVLENANAGLDVVRTVVTYTLPENVENLVLVSFTAIDGTGNALDNVVAGNSLANVLRGAGGNDRLDGGGGADTLIGGPGNDTYELLRIRDTLTAQTFGGQFFTFARPGEEILVEQTNEGRDTVVSRTSHTLRANIEALVLTDDALPVWAGTAEELLGRNSALESLVEGVGNDLANTLNGGAKNNRLNGLGGADTLFGGAGDDIIDGGDGNDFIDGGPGSDSMDGGAGDDTFIVDRESDATSDSGGFDVVLSSTSYKLGSGIENLTLTGNATSSGKGNAESNLLTGNDAANTLFGGTGGVDTLRGGAGDDTYYVYTGFFDGVVENSNQGIDTVVSEGDYTLGANLEKLVLAWDNSKYGMAGSRGWIGRGNALDNEIVGTQSAGDTLLGEGGNDLLKAVSGARLDGGIGNDVMQAAVSGSTLTDVSGNNLLHDGAGWNSLTVGDGNDLLIAGRGDDTITTGAGRDVIGYNRGDGADVVNASAGADNTVSLGGGIRYADMTLNKVVNDLVLGLGAGDSITFKDWYAAPANRSVLNMQLIAEAMADFNAASADPLRNRKVETFNFANIANAFDASGVATAWALTDTLLRQHLASSSDTAAIGADVAYRYGRSGSLAGMGFDPVVGMLSNGAFGASAQALQGAAATDVGAKRLM from the coding sequence TGATCGGCGCGGCAGCGATCAACGGCACGGGCAACGCGCTGGCCAACGTGCTCACGGGAAATGCCGCCGCCAACGTGCTGGCGGGAGGCGCCGGAGACGACACCTACGTCGTCGACAGCGCGGCGGATACCGTCGTCGAGAGCGCCGGTGCAGGCGTCGATCTGGTGCAGACTTCGATCGACTACACCCTCGGCGCGAACCTCGAGAATGTGACGATCGCCGGAACCGGCGCCGTCAATGTCCGCGGCAATGGGCTCGCGAACATGTTGCGCGGTAACGCCGCGGCGAACACGCTCGACGGCGGCGCCGGTGCGGACGCGATGCTCGGCGCCGGGGGCGACGATCTCTACGTCGTCGACAACGTGGCCGACGTCGTCACTGAAAATCCCGACGCGGGCGCGGACACGGTGCGCACGAGCGTGTCTTACGCGCTCGCGGCCAATGTCGAGAACCTGACGCTGCTCGATGGCGCCGTCACCGGAGCGGGGAACGGCCTGAACAATACGATCGTCGGCAACAGCGCCGCCAACACCCTCGAGGGGCGGGCGGGCGACGATACGTACGTCATCGACAGCGCTGCCGATCTCGTCGTCGAGAATCCGAACGAAGGCGTGGACACGGTGCGCACGGGCGTGACCTACACGCTGGCACCGAACGTGGAGAAGCTGGTGCTCACCGGTTCGATGGCTGCCGACGGCACGGGTAACGCGCTGAACAACGTGCTTGCCGGCAACGCGGCGGCGAACAGGCTCGCCGGCGACAGGGGCGACGATACGTACCTCGTCTACGACACGGCGGATACGCTCGTCGAGCGCGCCGGCGAGGGCGTCGACACGGTCGAGAGCACAGTGACCTACACGCTCGGCGCGAACGTCGAGAATCTCACTCTCGCCGGCGCCGGCGCGATCGACGGAACCGGCAACGAGCTCGACAACGTGATTGCGGGAAACGCAGCGGTCAACCGTCTCACCGGCAGCGCGGGCAACGATATGCTCGACGGCGCGGCGGGTGCGGATTCGATGCTCGGCGGAACCGGCAACGATATCTACGTCGTCGACAATGCAGCGGACTCCGTCGTCGAAAAACCCGGCGAAGGAACCGATACGGTGCGCAGCTCGATCGGTTATACGCTCGGCGCCGACGTCGAGAACCTGGTGCTGACGGGCGCCGCCGCGATCAACGGCCTCGGAAACGGGCTCGCTAACGCGATCACCGGAAACGCAGCGGCGAACGTTCTCAACGGGGCGGCGGGCGACGATACGCTCGACGGCGGCGCGGGCGCCGACACGCTGACCGGTGCTGCCGGCAACGATCTCTATGTCGTCGACAATGCCGGCGATACGGTCGTCGAGAACCCGAACGACGGCGTCGACACCGTGCGCGCCTCGATCACGCTCACACTCGCCGCCAACGTCGAGAACCTCGCATTGACCGGAACGGCGGCGATCGACGGCAAGGGCAACGACCTTAACAACGACATCGGCGGTAACGACGCGAACAACACGCTCGACGGCGGCCGGGGCACGGATACATTGCGCGGCGGGCGCGGTGACGATGCGTACGAGGTCGACAACTCAGCGGATGTCGTCCTCGAAAATGCGAACGCGGGGCTCGACGTCGTACGCACTGTCGTGACCTATACCTTGCCTGAGAACGTCGAAAACCTGGTGCTTGTCAGCTTTACTGCCATCGATGGCACCGGCAACGCGCTCGACAACGTCGTCGCCGGTAATTCGCTCGCGAACGTGCTGAGGGGTGCCGGCGGCAACGACCGGCTCGACGGCGGCGGCGGCGCCGACACTCTGATCGGCGGCCCGGGCAACGACACGTACGAGCTGCTGAGGATTCGGGACACACTGACCGCGCAGACTTTCGGAGGGCAATTCTTTACGTTCGCGCGTCCCGGCGAGGAGATCCTCGTCGAACAAACGAACGAGGGACGGGACACGGTCGTGAGCCGGACCAGTCACACGTTGCGCGCGAACATCGAGGCTCTCGTCCTGACGGACGACGCGCTGCCGGTATGGGCCGGCACGGCGGAGGAGCTGCTCGGACGGAATTCGGCGCTGGAATCGCTGGTCGAGGGCGTCGGCAACGACCTCGCGAACACGCTGAACGGCGGCGCGAAGAACAACAGGCTGAACGGGCTCGGCGGCGCGGATACCCTCTTCGGCGGCGCGGGAGACGACATCATCGACGGTGGCGACGGCAACGACTTCATCGACGGCGGACCAGGCTCCGACTCCATGGACGGCGGTGCGGGCGACGATACCTTCATCGTCGACCGTGAGTCCGACGCGACCTCGGATAGCGGCGGCTTCGACGTGGTACTGAGCTCGACCAGCTACAAGCTCGGCTCCGGCATCGAGAACCTGACGCTGACCGGGAATGCGACTTCGTCCGGCAAAGGCAACGCGGAGAGCAACCTCCTCACCGGCAACGACGCAGCGAATACCCTGTTCGGCGGAACGGGCGGCGTGGACACGCTGCGCGGCGGTGCGGGCGACGACACGTATTACGTCTATACGGGGTTCTTCGACGGCGTTGTCGAGAACTCGAATCAAGGCATCGACACCGTCGTCTCCGAAGGCGATTACACCCTGGGTGCAAACCTGGAAAAGCTCGTCCTGGCGTGGGATAACTCGAAATACGGCATGGCCGGCAGCCGCGGCTGGATCGGGCGCGGCAACGCACTGGACAACGAGATCGTGGGGACCCAAAGCGCCGGCGACACGCTGCTCGGCGAAGGCGGGAACGACCTTCTGAAAGCCGTTTCAGGTGCGAGGCTGGACGGCGGGATCGGCAACGATGTCATGCAAGCTGCCGTCAGCGGCAGCACGCTCACCGACGTGTCCGGCAACAACCTTCTGCACGACGGCGCGGGGTGGAACAGCCTCACCGTGGGTGACGGCAATGATCTGCTCATCGCCGGCCGCGGCGACGATACGATCACCACCGGAGCCGGCCGCGACGTCATCGGGTACAACCGCGGCGACGGTGCCGACGTCGTGAACGCGAGCGCGGGCGCCGATAATACGGTCAGCCTCGGCGGCGGGATTCGTTACGCCGACATGACGCTGAACAAGGTCGTGAACGATCTCGTGCTCGGTCTCGGCGCGGGCGACAGCATCACCTTCAAGGACTGGTATGCCGCACCGGCGAATCGCAGCGTGCTCAACATGCAGTTGATCGCGGAGGCGATGGCGGATTTCAACGCCGCCTCGGCCGATCCGCTGCGCAACCGCAAGGTCGAGACGTTCAACTTCGCCAACATCGCGAACGCGTTCGATGCATCCGGCGTTGCGACCGCATGGGCGCTGACCGATACGCTGCTTCGGCAGCATCTCGCGAGCTCGAGCGACACCGCCGCGATCGGTGCGGATGTCGCCTATCGCTACGGCAGGAGCGGTTCGCTCGCAGGCATGGGGTTCGATCCGGTCGTCGGCATGCTCTCGAACGGCGCGTTCGGCGCGTCGGCGCAGGCGCTGCAGGGCGCCGCCGCGACCGACGTGGGCGCGAAGCGCCTGATGTGA